The Rosa chinensis cultivar Old Blush chromosome 7, RchiOBHm-V2, whole genome shotgun sequence DNA segment TGTCCAAGACTCAGGGTTTTAGTAATGGATCTGAAGCTTGAAGCTCAGATTCAAAGGGGATGAAATGTACGTTATGATTCTTGCTATATTCATCATTTCCTGTTTTAAGTAGGAGAAGTAATATTGACTAAGTGCTGTGCATGCTTGGCACCTGGGGCAGCTGTATTAGGGTTATTACATCATTTAGTTTTTTCGATCCCTAAATATGTTAGGGTTATCAAATTTTACCATTTACTGTGTTAGAATCATGTTTGTTGATGTGGTCAGTGTTGGAACAATTTTGGCTTAATTAATCTAACTAGTTCTTGTCTCATACTGACCATTGATCCTGTGCCACGTGCCTTTAATCTGTAACCCCTACGTCTAGTATAAATTGGTGCTCTCAGCTCACTCATGCAACACGCTCTATCATTTTCAACTatcagtttctatttttctctctttttttggcCGGTTGTCTTTACAAACCAAAGATGACGTCCAAGACTCGGCAGGGATCTCTTGCTGCTACAACCAAAGAGGATGCCGAGCAGTTTCTTTGCTCCATGTTTGGAGACGAGTCGGAGATAAGCTTGGGTGTGGTTAAAGATGTCCTTGGTCAGTGTGGGTGTGAGGTTGAAAAGGCGTTGGATGCCTTGCTCGAGTTATCTTCTTCCTCAAGAAAGAGACGGTGCTCTTCAGAATATATCCGCAAGAACTATGCCGAGGTTCTTGTTGGTCCTTCTCAAGCACATAGGAGTACGAGTGCAAATCTGTCTCAGATGGTGGAATCTTTGTTTAACAACTCCAAGAGAAGTCTTCAGAATGAAGAACCAAGAACTATGAATTCTTGGAAGAACAGTGTCAAGGAATTGCAAGATTCTTTGGGACCCGAGTTTGATGTTGCTAAAGGAGCTGAATATGACGCATATAGAAGTACTGCAAAGGAGCATTGGGATTCAGTGAAGTCCTACCATCAAAAAGCTGCGACTGCGTATTCAAACGGATCACGGGCATATGCAGGTTACCTATCCGAGCAGGCCAAGGCAAAGGCGAAATTGGCACGAGAGGTGGACGAGAAGGCAAGCCAGGAGATCTTTAAAGCTAAAAACAAGGACAAGGGAATAAAAAATGATGTGATGACAATTGATTTGCATGGGCAGCATGTGAACGAAGCGATGAAGTTTTTGAAGATGCACATTCAGTATGGAACCAATACACAATCGCTTCGATTCCTCAGGGTTATTACAGGACATGGTGCAGGGAAGTCTATTGTGAAACACTCTGTCATCAAATTTTTCCAGAAAGAAGGTATTAAATGGAGTGAAGAGAATCCAGGAGCGTTGTTAATCAAGCTAGGTTCACAGAGAGACTACTTCAGATTTATGGACAGGGATGTACGTAGTATCTGTTCATGTCAGTTAATTGTAAGGAAAACAAGTATGATTGTAGGGTTGTAAAGCTTTTGCTGGATTCTCTTTTAGTTTTGATTGTGAGAGGTTTTGCTCTATGCCCCCTCTTCTTTTTTGTCATATCTTTGTTATCAGTATAGTGAACGAGGGATGGGCGGTGGGTTCCCGGATATAGCGGTCCTCTTCTCTTCGGAGAGGAGTTGGCGCCTCATGCACAACTGTTATTGAGGGCTGATATCGCTTAATCCTCTATTTGagttataaaaatatatatgaatttagggtttcaagatTCTTCCATCAATTGTGATGTTTGTTCTAATCTAGTTGGACTTTTTTAGGACAAGTGAAATTGTTATTTAGTCGTAGAACACTTTtgtaacaaagaaatacaataaTCAGTTGCAATGAAGAGCTTTTACAGTCTATGGAAACTGgaatcactactagaaatcaGGCCTGTGGGCACACCCCAATAGCCACGACTTAGTTATCAATCACTTTATAAGTACATACAGCTGGCCAAGGTTTGGGAAGGTTAAGTTTTAGCTGACCGTTTATCTCTATTTTCAGCAGCTCAAGGATGCACTACGCAGTGAGTGTTTTGTACctcgttgcttttgtttctcAGTTAACACAACAGAATGTTTCTTATGATGTAGTTCACTTGAGTTCACATGAGTGTTTTAGGTACTGCAATAATTTCATGTATATGTAATGTGTTTTTCTagtcaaatagaacaaggttgggagaatgaattttcagatatatgattcatctcacagtggaggtatataaagaggatTACATGAATACAATTGATGACTTACGTCTCTATTCTCTACCACACATAGAaaaggtaagtactaactacgatataattacaatatattctattcctaatgTTAAGcaatgactcacgctaacactccccctcaagttggcgcatacacatcaaccatgcccaacttgcttagtgagtcataaaacaccttcctggaaactcctttagtaactatatctgcaagttgctcttcagttggaacaaaaggaaagctaataattttggcatctagcttctcctttataaagtgacgatcaacctccacatgcttagtacgatcatgttgtactggattctgtgatatgttaatggctgccttgttgtcacaatacaactgcatagtacttttgagtttgaaacccagatcacgtaacagattccTCAGCCACatcaattcacacactccgtgagccatacttctatactcagcctcagcactagatcgtgccacaactttcagtttcttactcttccatgtaaccaaattacctcccacaaaggtaaagtaacctgatgtcgacctcctgtctgtaatatttccagcccaatgtgcatctgtaaagccacaaacctcaaggatgttgttgtgtttagaaaacaatactccccttcctggagctgactttagatactttaaaattctcataacagcatccatgtgactctcactcgggtttagaggtggcaaacgggcctttaagcacgagcacggcacgggcccggcatGGCCCAAGCACTTTAGTGGCCCGACActacccgagcacgttagaataacgggccgggttgggcctaggaatattagcccattggcccggcccggcaaggcccgagcacgacatatttgggccggcccgtttcaaacacaaaatttcattttgtttttaaaaatattaaaaaaccacaatgatgagatttgaatattagacctccttatttaaaatctcatgacaattctactaatgctatttcttttagggaaaatttcaaGAACAGTATATATAGTATTGGCCATTCTAACCTTTCGTGAATCAGCTTTCGAAACTATCAAAAAGGTACATGAATTTCAAATCTCGACTTAATTTTGGTGTATGCCGTTACATGCTCTGTTAATTAATGTGTTTGCTGTCAAATTTTTTAGGGTAAATCCGTCTTTTCaatgataattgaaaaaaaaaaaaaccaaactaaattgagcacccatctctctctctctctctctctctctccccctcgtACTGACCGCAACCACCACACCACTTTGGCCGGACCTCCACCATCAACTTTCTGCCAGCCATAACACGCCTCGAGGAGGCACCAAACCTATAAATCGAATCCATACCAAGATCGTAGGCAAACGAGCCAACCCAGATCGTAACAATCCGACCCGAGCCACGCCAAGCCTCCCCGACGTCGTCCCCATCAGACCGCCTCCAAATCTTCAACAGCACACCACCCCGTCGGCCAGGTCTGTAATTAGCGAACCAATCCCAGCCAACCTCCGCGATCTCCCTTTCCCTCACCTTACCGACAGCCACCGTGATCTCCCCAATCCGATCTATCAAGATGCTTGGTCTCGCACCAGACCCACAGGAGTCGACAAAGGTCCGTTCGACGACGGCGGAAGGGCTTGCCGCCGGACAGGGAACAAAACTCACTCTCTGTTCTCTCAGGCGCGTGCAAGTGCGTTCCACTACAATGGGTATTTTGTGTTTTCCTTTCTGGTACTTGCCCAATAGAGCAGTGAAGAACAATACAGGGTAGTTTGGTTTGGTGGGTGTGGATTTGGAAGTGGAGGAGGTGCGGTAGTCGCAACATGGAGTAAGAAGGTGGTGAGGAACTGTCGAGCTATGTAGTTGGGCAGAAAGATGAGAGCTTTGTGGTCACCGGAGCTTTTCTGGGTCTGATTGAGAAGCCAATCGCTGGTACAGTAACTACGATGTCTTTGATGGAGAAGGTGGTGAGGAACCACTTGGAGGCTGTCTCTGATTTGGGAACGACGTCGTTGCAGAGTTTGGAGTATAATTGATCAAGATTAGGAATGTGGTTAAAGGTTGAAGCTGTGGGGATGAAATTGATgcagaataagaagaagaagaagaagaagaagaggtgagtGAATAGGGATTAATGGATTATGGGTTTGTAAACGAGTGGTTAGGGAAATTATTGGAAGAGCCTAACCCTAGATTTGGGCGATAGaggtgaagaagatgatggggaATTGGTTTCCATCGCTCTGCTAGCAATGAAGGAGAGAACTAAGAGACGAAGCCCAGGAACTTGAAGAAGTTCTTAGCTcttgagaagagagagagagagagagagagagagagagagagagaggaaactgTAAAAATACTATAGTACCCTTTAACAAATGAATAATTACATAAAGTTAACGGAGTCTGTAACGACATGTACTCAAATTGAGTAGAAATTTGAACTTGATGTACGGTTTTGATTTTTACAAAACTTGATTCACGAAAGGTTAGAATGGTCAATACTTCATGTactcttcttgaaattttccctttcttttatgttgtcaaaatagtgaaaaaaaaacattatatccttgttttgacataaagtatttctctaaatatgaaatatatgtttatgaataaagactaatctcataataatacactatagaatgaaggaaaaataatatgatactaaatcttcattatattaataaagattaatctcacaataatatactaaaagcaatatattttgagttattttttttctttctttttttgtagtggaatataaaaaattattagaaaactaatcttaaaaagctaagattgagaaaaacattgtagaacttaatttatttgaattttctaaatagttaaataaaattattttttatttattcaaattaagattttaaaatcatgctttatagtgagtaggcacgagcacggcccgtttattGGTCCGGTACGATATAGGCTTGGGCCATGGGCTGGACCGgacttaatgtttaagtaaatgggccggcacgagcccagtaagataataaatgggccggcccaagcactacacgaagcacgactaggcccgcttaaaatgggcaaGCCCGGcccatttgccacctctactcaggttatgcatgaactgactcaccacactcactgcatatgcaacatctggtctagtatgagccaaataaatcaagcacccaactaacctctgatagcgagctcgatcagtaggtacctgatctggatactcagctaaacaatgattctgctcaataggagtatcaataggtctgcaatccaacaagcctgtctctgttagcaagtcaagaacgtactttCTTTGGCACAAAtagatcccttctctccccctggctacctcaattcctaagaagtacttaagttcacccaagtccttcatctcaaattcagaggCTAGTTGTCTTtgtagtctatccatctcaatagTATCATTGCCGGTGATtcccatatcatccacataaataattagagctgttaccttcccttgttgatgcttgaggaacaaggtatgatctgagtttctttgtttgtaaccaaccttccgcatgaactgtgaaaatctcccaaaccaagcacgaggcgactgtttgagaccatacagagactttctcaatgtgatgacctggttttctgttatttaattttggtaattaataatggaccagttgtacgaatatttgttattgtgctttattcgtaggttgtatgtgaagtggaatagtttttgtacgtataattattcgagtttcacagtttagggggttgtgtgaagtttgactttttatatgttgggattctcggaaaacttgcttcatgaaagttgtagagtgcgtcgatacgagttcgtggacatgtggaatgcatcattcggagtttgtatgagaaagttatggctagcggaagaagtttccgttttagtataaatagagaaaaatcagaaattctttcataattccatatttccatttccggaaataatctttttctctctcttcactctcTCGTCTGCACcttcagagtcgaagtttttcgactgacctgacccgaacccggcgatccgacccggtcggaactcacagctccggcgacctcttcctGTGAAACGAGCCCAGATCAattcgcctccttgctccggtcgtctctgtggtggtctctAGCGGCGATTCTCCTTCACGGCAGCGCTGCAAGACGGCACAGGTTgaggaaatcggacccgaccagAAAATGTAGCTCCGGCGACGGCAcagcttcaagtttccttccttggctttgtgggggtcgtctgagtcgatctatagtgtttgtttggatcgatttacgtggaaatcggttcaactcggattgagcataaattcaaagcttgtgaggtagttttcgaccctttatgcttgttttctgacttcgagtttgttatgagaattcacaagcatgcttagatgaagctttttgatgttgggagttttgtgaaatattgagttttggccggcggcggtgagccaccgcctgtggcggcgttccggcaaTGTTCCGGCCATAAAAGGGACTGTTTGTGGTATTAcatatgttctagtcgttgatacgagcgtttcaatatataatatgcaaattttggagttcgtatgaaattgttataatttttacagtttcataccgatcaatttatttgatccgtgaggattcgagcgtccgatcgactgtggtttggtcacatcgatcgtggacgtattccggagactttgggaggtctcggatgtggttttgcctcgattggcgccactttgggggttttagttcaaaataagggtttcgaacttaaatcaaatgtgaatcgtcactaagttggaaccgtatgtgattaggtacttgacgaagtacagtggacgattatttgtgaattagtggctttgtgctttattgaagacgcagcaggagttcgaggtgagtaatctcacaagattctttatgaacagaattaccattattgttttagcgttaatcatttaactgcaaactatagttggtattagtaggcattcctgagtgaatgactacgtatatatatatatatatatatatatcattgtggatgattgtgatgaataataatatgcatgatgttgttcatattattgttgaatgtgacttcaggaaacaatattgtggaaaaagatgttttttattgtttgaaaagtattgagcttgatgttacatttttgagtcaagcgtgactcattttaaatgtattggtccttgtaccaagagtcacagatggtgagcagggattaggaaagcgGAGGCTAGATGATTGCAACAtttttaggtcgggtgcgacttacttaacgtttgactttaagaccagatagggtctaagaagattacatatcacagatggtgacaggttgcagacggtgaccttgatgtttgatttcatgaccagacggggtctgaagattaTGTGTCACAGATGATGacagagcacagatggtgaccttaatgttgattttgagaccagacggggtctgaaatcaCATGTCaaagatggtgacaggttgcatatggtgaccaaggcaggaaataggtaattacgtccgtagtcggacgagtggttacgatttcaatagagctatagtctgtctgccattatagattatgggggtaacggtcgaggttgctagagactcataagtatgtagcgAAAGGAGAATTtcttgagtattcttcttttattgtctagatgagacttgatttgcttcttgatggttaagttagcaaataaaaCATTGTCACaacggtgatttatgttttcctttagatggaaaggttatggagtgttagaaggaatcatggttgcatggtttcctttagctgatgtgagtgggttgttgattgatgttcatgagttactcatacgagctttcataagcttaccgggttttgttgtgtggaaacccggtgcaccattcttttggtgtaggggttaatcctgcaggtcagggaaatcatggctaaagctgaggtagcttgttggcagctgaacgggtaggaagcaaattttgttggctttgccagtgTATGACTTCCGtaatgtagtaagctctgaggagtatttacgttttattttgtgatgacaatttaattcgtaaatttgtgcaatacataactctgtggagcgagtgtatattaactcggattggtttagggcatcagtatgtacttgtttttaagggaaagatgttccaggtatttgtattgatgactaaacattcacgcatgtataattatggaattatatatatcgattttcatgtgtgtaaaatcaggggcgtgacactcaatttgcatacaaaatcaccaggagaagcaactacatacccaggtggaaggctcatgtaaacttcctcggctaactctccatgaagaaatgcattcttgacatcaaactgtcggagtggccagtttaaactagcatcaaatgagagcagaacctgaatagtgttcatcttggcaacaggagcaaacgtttcatcgtagtctataccatacgtctgagtaaacccctttgctacaaggcgtgctttgtaccgattcattgatccatctgcattatgtttcacgGTAAACACTCAatgacaacctacagccttcttgccttgtggtggagacacaagttgccaagtattgttcttatGCAAtccctccatctcttcctccattaccttcctccactttggatcccccaatgcatcctgcactctgttaggtactgatacagtagatatttgattcacaaatgattcatatgacttagacaacctcctagtggacatataattggctactgggtattttgatttggcagtaagagtaggttcatatcttttggctgattgacctcaagtggtcctatttggtaacacatattgctcaacattagactcactactacggGTAccagtgggtggacatacctcaaatgggtgatcttcagtaccaggaa contains these protein-coding regions:
- the LOC112177576 gene encoding SMR domain-containing protein At5g58720; amino-acid sequence: MTSKTRQGSLAATTKEDAEQFLCSMFGDESEISLGVVKDVLGQCGCEVEKALDALLELSSSSRKRRCSSEYIRKNYAEVLVGPSQAHRSTSANLSQMVESLFNNSKRSLQNEEPRTMNSWKNSVKELQDSLGPEFDVAKGAEYDAYRSTAKEHWDSVKSYHQKAATAYSNGSRAYAGYLSEQAKAKAKLAREVDEKASQEIFKAKNKDKGIKNDVMTIDLHGQHVNEAMKFLKMHIQYGTNTQSLRFLRVITGHGAGKSIVKHSVIKFFQKEGIKWSEENPGALLIKLGSQRDYFRFMDRDYSERGMGGGFPDIAVLFSSERSWRLMHNCY